The following coding sequences are from one Lolium rigidum isolate FL_2022 chromosome 6, APGP_CSIRO_Lrig_0.1, whole genome shotgun sequence window:
- the LOC124667169 gene encoding peptidyl-tRNA hydrolase, mitochondrial-like, which produces MRLLSGASASRLHFPILPLARATPRRVPRSSSALACRAASSSAAPAGDGGARKPWLFVGLGNPGKMYQRTRHNVGFEMIDVIAEAEGISLSSMQFKAMVGKGRIGDVPIMLAKPQTFMNASGESVGQLVSYFKIPPNQVLVMYDDLDLPFAKLRLLPKGGHGGHNGMRSIINHLKQNRDFPRLRIGIGRPPGKMDPANFVLRPFTKKEQEELDFTFHRGLEAVRIMTLEGFNKSATFVNTAQSLKC; this is translated from the exons atgcGGCTGCTCTCCGGCGCGTCGGCTTCCCGCCTCCACTTCCCCATCCTCCCGCTCGCCCGCGCAACGCCTAGACGTGTGCCACGCTCTTCCTCCGCCTTAGCTTGCCGGGCAGCCTCCTCGTCAGCTGCGCCCGCCGGTGACGGCGGCGCGCGTAAGCCGTGGCTGTTCGTTGGCCTCGGGAACCCCGGGAAGATGTACCAGCGGACTCGCCACAAC GTTGGATTTGAGATGATTGATGTTATAGCAGAAGCTGAGGGTATATCGCTGAGCAGTATGCAGTTCAAGGCAATGGTTGGTAAAG GTCGCATTGGCGATGTTCCTATCATGCTTGCCAAGCCGCAAACGTTTATGAATGCAAGCGGTGAGTCT GTTGGGCAGCTGGTTTCATATTTCAAGATACCACCGAACCAAGTCCTTGTG ATGTATGATGATCTAGATTTACCCTTCGCAAAATTGCGTCTACTGCCAAAAGGTGGACATGGCGGGCATAATGG gatgagAAGCATTATCAACCATCTCAAACAGAATCGTGATTTTCCACGTCTAAGAATTG GCATTGGGCGGCCACCTGGGAAGATGGATCCTGCCAATTTTGTTCTCAGGCCATTCACCAAGAAAGAACAAGAAGAG CTTGATTTCACGTTCCATAGGGGCTTGGAAGCAGTAAGAATAATGACACTTGAAGGATTCAACAAGAGCGCTACTTTCGTGAACACTGCACAGTCGTTGAAATGCTGA